In Chloracidobacterium sp., one genomic interval encodes:
- a CDS encoding cytochrome c translates to MFRNKSLRFQAGDAHCGKSMRRVPIFLLCLLAAVVASACGVRFDMQDQPRYRAYKESDFFSDKRASRTLPEGVVPRGMLHDNKAFYTGKVDNPTTAAPETTTDASGNTVVSSFPNDVDEFPIPVTKELVDRGQDRYNIYCMVCHGPVGAGDGMVVRRGFPQPPTFHDDRLRKAPVGHFFDVITNGWGRMPSYSYQLQPADRWAIVSYIRALQAGQDPDQAVKAAPAAANTNTAKPSADTRGGAK, encoded by the coding sequence ATGTTCCGGAATAAGAGCCTCCGATTTCAAGCGGGCGACGCTCACTGCGGCAAGAGCATGAGACGCGTTCCGATATTTTTGCTTTGCCTGCTCGCGGCTGTTGTTGCATCCGCCTGCGGTGTTCGCTTCGATATGCAGGATCAGCCGCGTTACCGCGCATACAAAGAAAGCGATTTCTTTAGCGATAAGCGTGCGTCGCGAACGCTCCCCGAAGGCGTCGTGCCTCGCGGTATGCTTCACGATAACAAAGCCTTCTACACCGGAAAGGTCGATAATCCTACGACCGCGGCCCCTGAAACAACAACAGATGCGAGCGGAAATACAGTGGTGTCAAGCTTTCCCAACGATGTCGATGAATTTCCGATCCCTGTAACTAAAGAGCTGGTCGATCGAGGACAGGATCGCTACAACATATATTGTATGGTTTGCCACGGGCCGGTCGGTGCCGGAGACGGAATGGTCGTGCGACGCGGATTTCCGCAGCCGCCTACATTTCACGATGATCGCCTGCGAAAAGCACCTGTAGGACATTTCTTTGATGTGATAACGAACGGCTGGGGCCGGATGCCCTCATACTCGTATCAATTGCAGCCCGCCGACCGATGGGCGATCGTTTCTTATATCAGGGCATTGCAGGCCGGTCAGGATCCTGATCAGGCAGTGAAGGCCGCACCGGCCGCAGCGAACACCAACACGGCAAAACCGAGTGCCGACACTCGCGGAGGAGCAAAGTAA
- a CDS encoding DUF3341 domain-containing protein encodes MAEFDTPTQLVDAARAVRDAGYTKTDAFSPYPIHEIDEALGVKRSILPYLIFAGGVTGLLTALGLVYFVHVIDYPIIVGGRPHFSLPAFIPVMFELTILFSAGVAVFGMLFLNGLPSPYHPVFNIPRFALASREKFFLVIEAKDSSYDYDETRKFMESLGSQEVIDVPE; translated from the coding sequence ATGGCGGAATTCGATACGCCGACCCAGCTCGTGGATGCAGCCAGAGCGGTGCGCGACGCCGGCTATACAAAGACCGATGCGTTCTCGCCTTATCCGATCCATGAGATCGATGAGGCACTTGGCGTCAAACGCAGCATACTGCCGTATTTGATATTCGCGGGCGGCGTAACCGGATTGTTGACGGCGCTCGGCCTTGTTTACTTCGTGCATGTGATCGATTATCCGATCATTGTCGGCGGCCGTCCGCATTTCAGTTTGCCGGCATTCATTCCGGTGATGTTCGAGTTGACGATCTTGTTCTCGGCCGGCGTGGCCGTATTCGGGATGCTTTTTCTGAACGGCCTGCCGTCGCCGTATCATCCGGTGTTCAATATTCCAAGATTCGCTCTGGCGTCGCGTGAGAAGTTCTTCCTGGTGATCGAGGCGAAGGACAGCAGCTACGATTACGACGAGACACGAAAGTTCATGGAAAGTTTGGGTTCGCAGGAGGTTATTGATGTTCCGGAATAA
- the nrfD gene encoding polysulfide reductase NrfD: MQDIQDLEKKLYPPMIEGDHSLATVTDKISDVTLKKRTPFHWFIGFGISFLVAQLLLFTVVWLLANGIGIWGNNQPVAWAFDIINFVWWIGIGHAGTLISAILLLLNQKWRTSINRFAEAMTLFAVACAAMFPLLHTGRPWLAIYWLFPYPNTMGVWPQFRSPLIWDVFAVSTYATVSALFWYVGLIPDFATLRDRAKNKYFRFVYALLSWGWRGSARHWHRYEIAYLILAGLSTPLVLSVHSIVSLDFSVAQLPGWHATIFPPYFVAGAVYAGFAMVLILAIPLRKWYRMQDFITDQHLIYCAKVMLATGLIVVYGYAMEAFFGWYSAAEYEVFMVKNRIWDGPYWWSYWLLIFCNGASIQLLWFKRFRESELWLFLISVVVSVGMWLERFVIIVTSLHRDFLPSSWAMYSPTVFDWTMFIGTLGFFFTLLYLFVRFVPIISIFEVRTLLPDAAVHGHSQDFEENVLEVEYTYDKTDPPND; encoded by the coding sequence ATGCAGGATATCCAGGACCTCGAAAAGAAATTATATCCGCCAATGATCGAGGGCGACCATTCGCTTGCGACCGTTACTGACAAGATCAGTGACGTAACGCTCAAGAAGCGGACGCCGTTCCATTGGTTCATCGGCTTTGGGATATCGTTCCTTGTGGCCCAACTGCTGCTGTTCACGGTCGTTTGGCTGCTTGCGAACGGTATCGGCATTTGGGGTAACAATCAGCCGGTCGCGTGGGCGTTCGATATCATCAACTTTGTGTGGTGGATCGGCATCGGCCATGCGGGAACGCTCATCTCGGCGATCCTTTTGCTGCTCAACCAGAAGTGGCGAACCTCGATCAACCGTTTTGCCGAGGCGATGACGCTCTTTGCGGTGGCCTGCGCGGCGATGTTTCCGCTGCTGCATACAGGCCGCCCGTGGCTTGCCATTTATTGGCTCTTCCCGTATCCGAACACGATGGGCGTTTGGCCGCAGTTCCGCAGCCCGCTCATTTGGGACGTTTTTGCGGTTTCGACCTACGCAACGGTTTCGGCTCTTTTTTGGTACGTCGGATTGATCCCCGATTTCGCGACGCTTCGCGACAGAGCCAAGAATAAGTATTTCCGGTTCGTTTACGCGCTGCTTTCGTGGGGATGGCGTGGCTCGGCGCGGCACTGGCACCGATATGAGATCGCATATCTCATACTTGCCGGCCTTTCGACACCGCTCGTTCTTTCAGTGCATTCCATCGTTTCACTGGACTTCTCGGTTGCACAGCTTCCGGGATGGCACGCGACCATATTCCCGCCGTACTTTGTAGCGGGTGCGGTGTATGCCGGCTTTGCGATGGTGTTAATTCTTGCCATTCCGCTCCGTAAGTGGTACAGGATGCAGGACTTTATCACCGATCAGCATCTTATCTACTGTGCGAAGGTGATGCTTGCGACCGGCCTTATCGTCGTTTACGGATATGCGATGGAGGCGTTCTTCGGCTGGTACAGCGCCGCTGAGTACGAGGTCTTCATGGTGAAGAACCGTATTTGGGACGGTCCTTATTGGTGGTCATATTGGCTTCTGATCTTCTGTAACGGCGCTTCGATCCAGCTTTTGTGGTTCAAGCGTTTTCGAGAGAGCGAACTTTGGTTGTTCCTGATATCGGTCGTCGTCAGTGTCGGTATGTGGCTGGAGCGGTTTGTCATTATCGTAACGAGCCTTCACAGGGATTTTTTGCCGTCATCATGGGCGATGTACAGCCCGACCGTATTCGATTGGACGATGTTCATCGGAACGCTGGGCTTCTTCTTCACGCTGCTTTATCTGTTCGTGAGGTTTGTGCCCATCATTTCGATCTTCGAGGTGCGTACATTGCTTCCGGATGCGGCGGTTCACGGCCATTCGCAGGATTTTGAGGAGAACGTACTTGAGGTTGAATACACCTATGACAAGACGGATCCGCCAAACGATTAA
- a CDS encoding TAT-variant-translocated molybdopterin oxidoreductase — protein sequence MASSDKTSSFARLRESIISQDAKRYWRSIEEQADTPEFRDFIAQEYPHEYETWDEGLSRRNFVKVMGASLALAGLTGCVIQPPEKIVPYVQNPEGQLPGVPLFLATAMSLGGVSTGLLAKAYEGRPIKVEGNPDHPGSQGATDIFAQASILNMYDPDRSEQVKFRGTVKTWEAFAPTLRAAVDSDRASGGAGIRFLTETLNSPTLIDQFKRLSAELPNAKLVQYDPINNDNAMAGAKLAFGSPVHSVYKFDKAERILTLDHDIFSDFNVGYIKDFSKGRAYNAETKQMNRLYAVESTVSLTGAKADHRLAVKPSQIAEVAKAIAKAVGVAGANSAYSENAAWVNGVAKDLTEHKGRSLVVAGRSASPAVHAIAHAMNEALGNVGQTVIYTDPIAPGSDKLQIEQLRELVQDIDAGKVKLLVILGGNPVYNTPADLKLDPDRLNKVELRVHLGSHFDETAEYCHWHVNQKHFLEGWSDGRAFDGTATIVQPLIAPLYDGKNAHELVQLCFKADFDKKDYDIVRAYWQTQDIKPAAAKAEAKPEAKEAPKAGTKASETTVPAAAKAEAVPAALPASGSSFEDNWRRAVHNGIVPNTALAAKNVSVNASFLSQPETKAAGSGTVEIAILPDPSVYDGRFANNGWLQELPNPLNKITWENVGLVSPKTAEKLGINRKNNAEELVGGMQGTAFIDTKGGNQYSDLAKIKYQGAEIEKPVPMWITPGQPDDVITIFMGYGRTRAGKVGTGLGYNAYDVRRSDAMDHGFGDVTRTGEQTDVASTQIHFNMEGRDILRSWDIANIDEEIRNGKQENFYDKSMYPREPYEKLYDENTKWAMSIDLNSCVGCNACVVACQAENNIPVVGKEQVNRSREMHWIRIDAYYGGESVNDPEGPHFQPMLCQQCEQAPCEVVCPVAATVHSAEGLNDMVYNRCVGTRYCSNNCPYKVRRFNFLLYQDWNTPQYKLMRNPEVTIRSRGVMEKCTYCIQRISAARIEARKDGGRKIRDGEVVTACQSVCPTNAIVFGDMGDPNSAVAKAKKDERDYVLLNELNTQPRTTYLAGLTNQNKEMPDYRPPVSKPGHHSETKAGGEGH from the coding sequence ATGGCGAGTTCAGACAAAACCTCAAGTTTTGCACGTCTTCGTGAGAGCATTATCTCGCAGGACGCTAAACGGTATTGGCGCAGCATCGAAGAGCAGGCCGATACGCCCGAATTTCGTGACTTTATTGCTCAGGAATATCCGCACGAGTACGAGACGTGGGACGAAGGCCTGAGCCGACGCAATTTCGTAAAGGTCATGGGAGCGTCACTCGCTCTCGCCGGCCTTACGGGTTGTGTGATCCAGCCGCCCGAAAAGATCGTTCCTTATGTTCAGAATCCCGAAGGCCAGCTTCCCGGCGTTCCGCTGTTTCTAGCGACCGCCATGTCGCTCGGAGGCGTCTCAACCGGCCTTTTGGCAAAGGCTTACGAGGGAAGGCCGATCAAGGTAGAGGGCAACCCCGACCATCCCGGAAGTCAAGGGGCGACCGACATCTTTGCTCAGGCGTCGATCCTCAATATGTACGACCCTGACCGTTCTGAGCAGGTAAAGTTTCGGGGCACAGTTAAGACGTGGGAGGCTTTTGCTCCGACGCTAAGGGCCGCCGTTGACAGCGATCGTGCAAGCGGCGGGGCGGGAATACGCTTCCTTACTGAAACTCTTAATTCGCCGACGCTTATTGACCAATTCAAGCGGCTGTCCGCCGAACTGCCGAACGCAAAACTCGTTCAGTACGATCCGATCAATAACGATAATGCGATGGCGGGTGCAAAGCTCGCGTTCGGTTCGCCCGTACATTCGGTCTATAAGTTCGACAAGGCCGAAAGGATATTGACGCTCGATCATGATATTTTTTCGGACTTCAATGTCGGTTATATAAAGGATTTTTCAAAGGGCCGCGCGTACAATGCCGAGACAAAACAGATGAATCGGCTTTATGCGGTCGAGTCAACGGTCTCGTTGACGGGCGCAAAGGCCGATCACCGGCTTGCGGTCAAGCCGAGCCAGATCGCCGAGGTTGCCAAGGCCATCGCAAAGGCCGTAGGCGTTGCCGGAGCGAACTCCGCGTATTCCGAGAATGCCGCTTGGGTGAACGGCGTTGCAAAAGATCTTACGGAGCACAAGGGCAGATCGCTAGTTGTTGCGGGCCGCAGTGCCTCGCCGGCGGTTCACGCTATCGCCCATGCGATGAATGAGGCTCTCGGCAATGTAGGCCAGACCGTTATTTATACCGATCCGATCGCACCCGGCAGTGATAAGCTCCAGATCGAGCAGCTTCGCGAGCTTGTTCAGGATATCGACGCAGGTAAGGTCAAGCTGCTTGTCATACTCGGCGGGAATCCGGTTTATAACACGCCGGCGGATCTGAAGCTTGATCCCGACAGGCTGAACAAGGTCGAGTTGCGCGTTCACTTAGGTTCGCACTTCGATGAAACGGCCGAATATTGTCATTGGCACGTTAATCAAAAGCACTTCCTTGAGGGCTGGAGCGATGGACGTGCGTTCGACGGCACAGCAACGATCGTGCAGCCGCTCATCGCGCCGCTTTACGACGGCAAGAACGCTCACGAGCTTGTGCAGCTTTGCTTCAAAGCGGATTTCGATAAGAAGGACTACGATATCGTCAGGGCCTATTGGCAGACCCAAGACATAAAACCTGCCGCCGCGAAGGCCGAAGCGAAGCCTGAGGCGAAAGAGGCGCCGAAAGCTGGTACAAAGGCTTCGGAAACTACGGTTCCTGCCGCCGCGAAGGCGGAAGCAGTGCCTGCCGCGTTACCCGCATCCGGCAGCTCCTTCGAGGATAATTGGCGTAGAGCTGTTCATAACGGTATCGTTCCGAATACGGCACTCGCGGCAAAGAACGTTTCGGTGAATGCCTCGTTCTTAAGCCAGCCTGAAACCAAGGCCGCGGGTTCGGGCACGGTCGAGATAGCCATACTGCCCGATCCGAGCGTCTATGACGGCCGCTTCGCTAATAACGGCTGGCTTCAGGAACTTCCGAATCCGCTTAATAAGATCACTTGGGAGAATGTCGGCCTCGTAAGCCCAAAGACCGCTGAAAAGCTGGGCATAAATCGCAAGAATAATGCCGAGGAGCTCGTCGGCGGTATGCAGGGAACCGCGTTCATCGACACAAAGGGTGGCAACCAATATTCTGACCTCGCAAAGATCAAATATCAGGGTGCCGAGATCGAAAAGCCGGTCCCGATGTGGATCACGCCCGGCCAACCCGATGATGTTATTACGATCTTCATGGGCTATGGTCGGACTCGTGCGGGAAAGGTCGGCACCGGGCTTGGCTATAACGCTTATGACGTTCGCCGTTCGGATGCGATGGATCACGGCTTTGGTGACGTAACACGTACGGGAGAGCAGACGGACGTTGCTTCAACACAGATCCATTTCAATATGGAGGGCCGCGATATCCTCCGCAGTTGGGATATTGCCAACATCGACGAGGAGATCAGGAACGGCAAGCAGGAGAATTTTTACGACAAGTCGATGTATCCGCGTGAGCCGTACGAAAAGCTCTACGACGAGAATACCAAATGGGCGATGTCGATCGATCTCAACTCGTGTGTCGGCTGTAATGCCTGCGTCGTAGCGTGCCAAGCGGAGAATAACATCCCTGTGGTCGGCAAGGAGCAGGTCAATCGCAGCCGCGAGATGCACTGGATCAGGATCGATGCGTATTACGGCGGTGAGAGTGTAAACGATCCGGAAGGGCCGCACTTCCAGCCGATGCTTTGCCAGCAGTGTGAGCAGGCGCCGTGCGAAGTTGTCTGTCCGGTTGCCGCCACCGTTCACAGCGCGGAAGGCCTCAATGATATGGTCTATAACCGCTGCGTCGGAACTCGTTATTGCTCGAACAACTGCCCATACAAGGTCAGGCGCTTCAACTTCCTGCTCTATCAGGATTGGAACACGCCGCAGTATAAACTCATGCGCAATCCTGAGGTTACGATCCGCAGCCGCGGCGTCATGGAGAAGTGTACGTACTGCATACAGCGTATCTCAGCGGCACGCATCGAAGCTCGTAAGGACGGCGGACGTAAGATCCGTGACGGCGAGGTCGTAACGGCGTGTCAGTCGGTTTGCCCGACAAACGCTATCGTCTTTGGCGATATGGGCGATCCGAACAGTGCCGTAGCCAAGGCCAAGAAGGACGAACGTGACTATGTATTGCTCAATGAACTCAATACTCAGCCGCGTACGACGTATCTTGCGGGGCTGACCAATCAGAACAAAGAAATGCCGGATTACAGGCCGCCGGTCTCAAAGCCCGGACATCATTCAGAGACGAAAGCGGGAGGCGAAGGACACTGA
- a CDS encoding cytochrome c3 family protein has translation MAQIFRKSSNNVARISLIAVVILAGTAFYAYTQIARSSYLTGRYVERQQPVQFSHKHHVGDDGIDCRYCHQTVETTASAGMPSTQTCMNCHSQLFADQPYLEPIRASFRENKPIEWQRVHDLPEFAYFNHSIHVAKGVGCSTCHGPVDKMAAVYQENTLQMEWCIACHKEPEKFIRPKSEIFNMDFRPSDIDQSERDRLKVDYKIRSREMLTSCSTCHR, from the coding sequence ATGGCCCAGATCTTTCGAAAGAGTTCAAATAACGTAGCAAGGATCAGTCTGATCGCGGTCGTCATATTGGCGGGGACGGCTTTCTATGCTTATACGCAGATCGCACGCTCATCGTATTTGACAGGCCGGTATGTTGAAAGGCAGCAGCCGGTGCAGTTCAGCCACAAGCACCACGTGGGCGATGACGGCATCGATTGCCGTTACTGTCATCAGACGGTCGAAACGACCGCGTCCGCCGGTATGCCCTCAACACAAACGTGTATGAACTGCCATAGCCAACTCTTTGCGGATCAGCCGTACCTCGAGCCGATCCGTGCGAGTTTCAGAGAGAACAAACCCATTGAGTGGCAGCGTGTTCACGACCTGCCTGAATTTGCCTACTTCAACCACAGCATTCATGTGGCGAAAGGTGTGGGCTGTTCGACCTGTCACGGCCCGGTCGATAAGATGGCGGCTGTTTACCAAGAGAACACCCTTCAAATGGAATGGTGCATCGCGTGTCATAAGGAGCCGGAGAAATTCATTCGGCCGAAGTCCGAGATCTTCAATATGGACTTTCGCCCGAGCGATATCGATCAATCGGAACGCGACAGATTGAAGGTCGATTATAAGATCAGAAGCAGGGAAATGTTGACGAGTTGCTCGACTTGTCATCGTTAA
- a CDS encoding ROK family protein: MAESKINSSRSVGVELGRSSMTAVCIGRDGTVFDKKDAEISFRESAVKQMSELLSEFRKACGPFEHLGIAVPGLVSSDGRTVKYCSHIPELSGMDLAAEVEAGTGIRAIIENDANAGGYGEFVAGAGRDAENLFYATLGSGVGGALIFKGALWRGAAGFAGEFGYFTIDSDGTRLEDVASTPNIIRRTRSRFHQDNTSSLVELDEAAITLDDIVAAAVADDDLARLMLERTGTFVGTAIASVIDLLNIEMIVIGGEVMEADHIVLNAAIERARELAYSPSFDSTEIIKGELGNNAAAIGAGLLAFSA; the protein is encoded by the coding sequence ATGGCCGAGAGCAAAATCAACTCCTCAAGATCTGTCGGTGTCGAACTGGGAAGGTCATCCATGACCGCAGTGTGTATTGGCCGCGACGGTACGGTATTCGATAAAAAAGATGCCGAGATCAGTTTTCGCGAATCCGCGGTAAAGCAGATGTCGGAGCTTCTTTCGGAATTCAGGAAAGCCTGCGGGCCGTTCGAGCATCTCGGAATCGCCGTGCCCGGGCTCGTTTCATCTGACGGCCGGACGGTCAAATACTGTTCGCACATCCCTGAGCTTTCGGGAATGGATCTCGCGGCTGAGGTGGAGGCCGGGACAGGCATTCGTGCCATCATCGAAAACGATGCCAATGCGGGCGGCTACGGAGAGTTTGTCGCCGGTGCGGGCCGCGATGCAGAGAATTTGTTCTATGCAACGCTTGGTTCGGGCGTCGGCGGTGCTCTGATATTTAAAGGAGCCCTATGGCGAGGAGCGGCGGGTTTTGCGGGCGAATTCGGCTACTTCACGATCGACTCTGACGGAACAAGGCTCGAAGACGTTGCCTCGACACCGAACATTATTCGCCGGACGCGAAGCCGTTTTCATCAGGACAATACATCTTCGCTGGTGGAATTGGACGAGGCCGCGATCACGCTCGACGATATTGTTGCCGCAGCGGTCGCTGATGACGACCTTGCAAGGCTAATGCTCGAACGCACCGGGACATTTGTCGGGACTGCGATCGCAAGTGTTATTGACCTTCTTAACATTGAAATGATAGTCATCGGCGGCGAGGTAATGGAGGCCGACCATATCGTGCTTAATGCCGCGATCGAACGGGCAAGAGAACTCGCATACTCACCTTCATTCGACTCAACGGAGATCATCAAGGGCGAACTCGGAAATAATGCCGCGGCGATAGGTGCCGGCCTCTTAGCGTTCTCGGCTTGA
- a CDS encoding DedA family protein: MERHLYEIIEIYGVYAVFALCMVEGDITLLLSGVLANSSFFGSYSLVKVVFFGTLGAMVGDSFGYFVGFKFHDAVKGYRFYQMTQPRIEKLIDKFGPFAIIISKYVYGIRVAMCMFYGISRMRFVKFLLFDAISCLLWVLVLSGVGYFFSGAVTSIIGDYQRIGIALFFIVLVGVLVFYVLERYWLSDKMEDANPGAVQKLEETLLAVEEAGLGTLRDIGGRLHLTREPTREERPETPEAGADNPAQNAVKVDTTKP, from the coding sequence ATGGAAAGACACCTTTACGAGATAATCGAGATTTACGGAGTGTATGCGGTCTTTGCACTCTGTATGGTCGAAGGTGATATTACACTGCTCCTGTCGGGCGTGCTGGCAAACAGCAGCTTCTTCGGTTCCTACAGCCTCGTAAAGGTTGTTTTCTTTGGCACGCTCGGTGCGATGGTCGGTGATTCCTTCGGTTACTTTGTCGGCTTCAAGTTCCATGACGCCGTCAAGGGTTACCGCTTTTATCAAATGACGCAGCCGCGTATCGAGAAGCTGATAGATAAGTTCGGCCCGTTCGCGATCATAATCTCGAAATACGTTTACGGCATTCGTGTCGCAATGTGTATGTTTTACGGTATCAGCCGAATGCGTTTTGTAAAGTTCCTGCTGTTTGACGCGATAAGCTGTCTGCTTTGGGTCCTCGTGCTGAGCGGCGTCGGCTACTTCTTCAGCGGCGCGGTCACGTCGATCATCGGTGACTATCAGCGTATCGGGATAGCTCTTTTCTTCATCGTTCTTGTAGGCGTGCTTGTATTCTATGTGCTTGAGCGGTACTGGCTGTCCGATAAGATGGAGGATGCCAATCCGGGAGCCGTGCAAAAACTTGAGGAGACTCTGCTTGCGGTCGAGGAAGCAGGCCTCGGAACGCTCCGCGACATAGGCGGCAGGCTGCATCTCACGCGTGAGCCGACACGCGAGGAGAGGCCGGAAACGCCCGAAGCCGGGGCAGATAACCCAGCTCAGAATGCCGTAAAAGTTGATACGACCAAACCGTAA
- a CDS encoding GHMP kinase: MIIETSAPTRVDLAGGTIDIPPLFLFHEGAATVNFAVSMLAHCRIETRDDDRIILESVDQKRRVETTVSEVASLKSESELELLSKLVYFFRPETGFSMTTESEAPAGAGLAGSSTLNIACIAALNKLVGDRYAPERFIPIAANVECQVIKVPTGFQDYYSAQYGGIACIHFQPDGMHREPLAVDTSVLERRVAICYTGEPRDSGVNNWELTKRHIDGDTELIRLFDGIRDTAQKVRAALRGGAWDALGDILAEAHPQRKLMSPNITTPQMDHLIDVATANGAIAAKVCGAGGGGCIAFYCKDGFRSEVEAALAGEDGSTVLDWSLNADGLTIETSYEES, translated from the coding sequence ATGATCATCGAAACTTCAGCACCGACGCGCGTTGACCTCGCCGGCGGAACGATCGACATCCCGCCGCTTTTCCTGTTTCACGAAGGTGCTGCGACCGTTAACTTCGCAGTGTCGATGCTCGCGCATTGCCGCATTGAAACGCGAGACGACGACAGGATCATACTCGAATCCGTCGATCAGAAGCGCCGCGTTGAGACGACCGTGAGCGAGGTCGCTAGCCTGAAGAGCGAATCTGAACTCGAACTGCTGTCCAAGCTCGTTTACTTCTTCCGCCCGGAGACCGGCTTTTCGATGACCACTGAGTCTGAAGCGCCGGCCGGAGCGGGCCTTGCAGGGTCGTCAACACTGAACATTGCGTGCATTGCCGCGCTCAATAAGCTAGTCGGCGATCGTTACGCACCTGAGCGGTTCATACCGATCGCTGCCAATGTCGAGTGTCAGGTCATAAAGGTGCCGACAGGGTTTCAGGACTATTATTCCGCGCAATACGGCGGCATCGCGTGCATACACTTTCAGCCCGACGGCATGCATCGTGAGCCGCTGGCGGTTGACACATCCGTTCTCGAACGCCGCGTCGCGATCTGCTACACGGGCGAGCCGAGGGATTCAGGTGTAAATAATTGGGAGTTGACAAAGCGGCACATCGACGGCGACACGGAGCTTATAAGGCTCTTTGACGGCATTCGCGACACAGCTCAAAAGGTGCGGGCTGCGCTCCGCGGCGGTGCGTGGGACGCTCTCGGCGACATCTTGGCTGAAGCACATCCTCAGCGAAAGCTTATGTCTCCCAATATCACGACGCCTCAAATGGATCACCTGATCGATGTCGCGACGGCGAACGGTGCGATCGCCGCAAAGGTGTGCGGCGCCGGCGGCGGCGGATGTATCGCCTTTTACTGCAAAGACGGCTTTCGGAGCGAGGTTGAGGCAGCCCTTGCCGGCGAAGATGGCTCCACGGTACTCGACTGGTCGCTAAACGCGGACGGCCTTACGATCGAGACGAGTTACGAGGAAAGCTAA
- the purQ gene encoding phosphoribosylformylglycinamidine synthase subunit PurQ, translating into MKFGVIVFPGSNCDHDAYHVVSKHVGQPVDFVWHKETSLDGYDAVIVPGGFSYGDYLRAGALARFSPVMGAIKDLAARGGFVFGICNGFQILCEAGLLPGALIRNSSLHFICKHVNLKVENSNTPFTSEVRPSKVLSLPIAHAEGNYTCDDETFEMLEENGQVVFRYCDQNGDVTDDANPNGARSNIAGICNLDRNVLGMMPHPERACEALLGSDDGRDIFRSLTKAVSTLN; encoded by the coding sequence GTGAAATTCGGAGTGATTGTTTTTCCCGGTTCAAATTGTGATCACGACGCATATCACGTCGTATCAAAGCACGTCGGCCAGCCGGTCGATTTCGTATGGCATAAAGAAACGAGCCTCGACGGCTACGATGCCGTGATCGTTCCCGGCGGTTTTTCGTACGGCGACTATTTGCGTGCAGGTGCGCTAGCACGTTTTTCGCCCGTGATGGGTGCGATCAAAGATCTTGCGGCTCGCGGCGGTTTTGTCTTCGGGATCTGCAATGGTTTTCAGATCCTTTGTGAAGCGGGCCTCTTGCCCGGAGCTCTGATTCGCAACAGCAGTCTTCATTTCATCTGCAAGCACGTCAATCTTAAAGTTGAGAATTCAAATACGCCTTTCACATCGGAGGTTCGGCCGAGCAAAGTGTTGTCGTTGCCGATCGCTCACGCCGAAGGAAATTATACCTGCGATGACGAGACGTTTGAGATGCTCGAAGAGAACGGCCAAGTGGTCTTTCGCTACTGCGACCAAAACGGTGATGTTACGGATGATGCCAATCCGAACGGAGCACGCTCGAATATCGCCGGAATTTGTAATCTTGACAGAAATGTCCTCGGGATGATGCCGCATCCTGAGCGAGCGTGCGAGGCGTTGCTGGGTTCTGATGACGGCCGCGATATCTTCCGCTCGCTCACAAAGGCGGTCAGCACACTCAATTAG
- the purS gene encoding phosphoribosylformylglycinamidine synthase subunit PurS produces MKARVYVTLKQGVLDPQGKAILHSVELLGHKGLADARQGKYFELEFDDTMSADEIGDAAEAISRDMLANPIIEDYRVEMDQ; encoded by the coding sequence ATGAAAGCCAGAGTTTATGTAACGCTCAAACAAGGGGTCTTGGACCCGCAGGGAAAAGCGATCCTGCATTCTGTGGAACTGCTTGGCCATAAAGGCCTTGCGGACGCCCGGCAAGGTAAGTACTTTGAACTTGAGTTCGACGATACCATGTCCGCGGACGAGATCGGCGACGCAGCCGAAGCTATCAGCCGCGATATGCTTGCCAATCCGATCATTGAAGATTACAGGGTGGAGATGGATCAGTGA